The proteins below are encoded in one region of Fibrella aestuarina BUZ 2:
- a CDS encoding SPFH domain-containing protein produces the protein MNEKNLTSISGYLALLIGLLAFIAGPILVISGVVTANVGLGIFGGLLFIAGLITLTGLSVINPNEAVVTTFFGDYTGTMKQNGLRWVNPFYSKKKISLRARNLNGQTLKVNDKMGNPIDIAAVVVWQVADTAKALFSVDDYTLFVQIQSEAAVRHLANSHAYDNSEDEDADVTLRDNTGRINDVLETELNERLQRAGVTIIEARISHLAYAPEIAGAMLQRQQASAVVAARKQIVDGAVGMVEMALARLAENNVVTLDEERKAAMVSNLLVVLCGEKNVSPVVNAGSLY, from the coding sequence ATGAACGAGAAAAATCTTACCTCTATTTCGGGCTATCTGGCCCTGTTGATTGGCTTGCTGGCCTTTATTGCTGGCCCCATTCTGGTTATATCCGGTGTGGTTACGGCCAACGTTGGCTTGGGCATCTTTGGTGGCCTCCTGTTTATTGCTGGCCTTATCACGCTCACCGGCCTGTCGGTCATCAATCCCAACGAGGCGGTAGTAACCACATTTTTCGGCGATTATACCGGGACCATGAAACAGAATGGGCTGCGGTGGGTAAACCCGTTTTACTCGAAAAAGAAGATCAGCCTGCGTGCCCGCAACCTGAACGGCCAAACCCTGAAGGTGAACGACAAGATGGGTAACCCCATCGATATCGCGGCGGTGGTGGTGTGGCAGGTGGCCGACACGGCCAAAGCGCTGTTTTCGGTCGACGACTATACCCTGTTCGTGCAGATTCAGTCGGAAGCCGCCGTGCGGCATCTGGCCAACTCACACGCCTACGACAATTCAGAAGACGAAGACGCCGACGTAACCCTGCGCGACAATACGGGCCGGATCAACGACGTGCTCGAAACGGAGCTAAACGAACGCTTGCAGCGGGCCGGTGTAACGATCATCGAAGCGCGGATCAGCCACCTGGCTTATGCGCCCGAAATTGCCGGCGCTATGTTGCAGCGGCAGCAGGCATCGGCGGTAGTGGCGGCCCGCAAACAGATTGTGGACGGCGCCGTTGGGATGGTCGAGATGGCCCTGGCCCGCCTGGCCGAAAACAACGTGGTGACGCTCGACGAAGAACGAAAAGCCGCGATGGTCAGTAACCTGCTCGTGGTGCTCTGCGGCGAGAAAAACGTCAGCCCGGTCGTCAACGCCGGATCGCTTTACTAA
- a CDS encoding Arc family DNA-binding protein — protein MAEKKGFLLRLNPEMLAELERWAQDEFRSVNGQIEYLLNEALKKQRRGKKGSEPPPTDPTTDQ, from the coding sequence ATGGCAGAAAAAAAAGGATTCCTGTTGCGGCTGAACCCGGAGATGCTGGCCGAGCTGGAACGATGGGCGCAGGATGAATTCAGGAGTGTAAACGGACAGATTGAATACCTGCTCAACGAAGCCCTCAAAAAGCAGCGGCGCGGCAAAAAAGGAAGCGAGCCACCCCCAACCGACCCGACAACCGATCAATAG